From Solea senegalensis isolate Sse05_10M linkage group LG16, IFAPA_SoseM_1, whole genome shotgun sequence:
accccctggaagaagtgggtgtgtgtttgcctgtgtctcatttgcatataaagggaccatgcacaaaaccgagcgttctgaaaggggcgggtttagcagggttattgaactgctatgatgcttcatccttatggtattttgaccaaagcatgtcacagacatgttcattaggacacagGGAACTATTTTgattggggaaatagggtataatatgtcccctttaagtgtCACCCTCTTATATTGTATAGCCAAAGCTACATCTGGCATGGTTGGGCCGTTGGAGTGCTTTCCACCAAGttttatctgtttatctgtgtttttttccaacctTTCTTGTGTGGGTTGCCTCTGTACAATATTTATGATTTGCTTTGGAATGTGTTTTGTGATCTTTCTCTTAAGCTGGCCCAGGAAGTTTTCAAAAGGAAATGCGGAGACACGATCCAATAGACCAAACCTTCTGACATCATCTGCCAGATGACACAGACAGTGAACATTGTAAACCATCTCCTCAACCCAATACAAAGTCCTGAAGTGCTCCAGATTATCTGTATAATCACATGCATTTCCGAAAAAGTAATTTCCCCCCCACATATGAACCTTCCTGAATGTCGTTAggtaaaaaattaaaattgtcaTGACAGTCATTGAAAATATCTTCCTCCTCACCAAAGCTGCTGAGACAGTCACTAAACCTTGTGAGTGTCTTTGTGACTATCATTGTCAGTGTCATTGTTGTCTTCAGTCATTGAGGTAGTGTCAAATGGCATGTCTTCTTCATCATGTGTTTCTTCATGATTGATTGAtgattatttacattaaaaaatacattaaaaaaattgggaaatatttaaatgggttaaaaagaggtgtgtcctgactaggcagTCTAGTACTATGTTTATACACTCATTTGGAGTCTTTATGCCACATGGACTGGAAGCctcaaatcagtgcagaaacatagtactagactgcctagtcaggacacacctctttttgttccatttaaatatttcccaaattttttttagctcatttttttttagctcattcGCTTCGAGGCCATGTGGCCTAAAGACTCCAAATGAGTCTATAAACATAGTACTAGACTGCCTAGTCAGGacgtttttttattgtgttgctaCTGTGTTGACGTTGTTTTGTTCTTATGTAATTGTGTTTTagtagtgttgttgttttgttggtgATCTTTGTGTTGTGGATTTGTTGTCATTACAATCCATATTAAACCAGTATCTGTTTGTGAGTGGGCATGAGCAGGGCTTGCTGATTCTTTTCTATTTGCCTATTCGCTGTGACATTGAGTAGGCTTGAGCTGGAATGTTACAGCAGGCAATCACAGAAAAGagggttggtgtgtgtgtgtgggtgggagagagagagagagagagagactcattTGTCTTGTTTAAAGTCAACATGTGGACAACTTGAGACTGCTTCTGACTCTACTTCCTATGTCACAGGACAAAACATGCTAAGAAAGGATTACACATTTTAAGGAGAAGGtggagtgattttttttgaaaagttcTGAATTACTTCTCTGGATTGTGATTGCAGCATGTACTTGCAGTCACTTGATTGGACAAGATGTCTGACAGTGAGCTGTAAGTGGTCATAAAGAGAGGATGATTTCAGGTCAACAACAGCAGTCGACCCTGAGTGAGCCTGCATGTCGTCCTCAGCGGCGTCCACCATCAACCCCACCCCTTCCTATCAGGACTCTGCAAGTCTTTGCTAAACAGCCAGAGGCATGTGTTGTGTTACGGGATCGTAAAAAGGTCAGAAGTTCTAGGTCAGGTAACCGACCTAGTGAGTCGTGGCCCTCAGCCAGGTCAGTCAGTAAGATCCAAGACAGAAGCTGCACTCAATCTCAAGCTCACCTGACCTTGTCAACCCCGGCCTCGGTTCTGCAACAAGCCCACAATCCTTTGCTGCCTGCCGCTCCTCACTCTCATTGGCCAATGCCTCCTCCTAGTGGGTGGCACTCCGAAGCCTCTATGATatcactgctgcttttcttccACAGGTAACTATAGCAACCCAGTGAAGAGGACAAAGCGACAGTGAGTGAAAGCTATTGATCAGAACAGAAGTGATTGCCtgtcagtttctctctctctccctctctctagtGCTTCCAATAACAAACTGGTTTCTATTGACAACAAAATTGAGCAGGCCATGGTAAGTTTATTATCTCTACTATAGCTTGACTGTGGTTTTACTGTAGTTTTACTTGGATTCTATTATAATATGAAAGTTTTCTCTCTTGTTTCATTGTAATTCTATTGTAGTTTAACTGACTGTAATGTAGTATGACTGTGATAATGCTCTAGTAGTTTAACTGAGATTCCACTGTGATTCTACTGTAGCTTGACtctgatttactgtatattgacTTTGATTATTCTGTAGTTTGACTGTCATACTGATGCATGATAGTGTTTCCACTGCAGTTTAAATCTTTGATTTACTGGAATTGTAATTGCTGGATTTACATTTGACTCTGCTGTAGTAGCAGGAGTTTAGTAGTTTCACTGTAGTTTGACTATGATTTTACTGTAGTTTAAATATGATTCTACTGTAGCAAACTTTTATGACCTGCAGCCACCCAACCTGTTAAGAAAGCTCAACATGGCCTGCAAATGTATATGTTAATTACGTCCCAAACCTGACATATTTAGCATTCATTTATGCATTTAAGACCTACAATTATCAAGAGGTTTCACTCTGAATGCTGCCCTGGTTCCTGATATTTCTCTTTTCACATCCTGGCCACAGGTGTAGGAAGAGGTTAAATAagtacacaaaataaacagagaaataaacacattattccAAACTATGTAGAACAGAGTCTACAGTTCCAGGATTTAgttgtagtttagtttagtccAGTCCTATACGTGATTCCTGCACATGAACAGCTGAGCTAAACGTGCGCTCTCTTGAGGCGTTGGTTGCTGGAAGCCACAACACTGCTGTGGCCAGCATGGAGAGGAGTGGGTATCCGGGGCAGTGACCCCTCCAGAAATGTCTTTGGTCCCAGTGGTGTATTCAGACAAAAGCTACTGTTCCAGCCCGGCTCTTAGGCTGCAACAAAAATAGGGAGCGAAGACGAGGACTAATtcaaaacaatgatttatttacaaatttaggattaaatatcagtgtcagtgatCAGTAGGTGTAGGCAGGTATGCATGTATGGTATGTGGatgcataaaacaaaactaaactaaaacaaacagctgctgaTGGTGTCTGTGTCTATGCGAGAGAGGCCAGCCAGAGtctgagagagaggaaggaaggattCTTAAAACAAGTGGTGTGTCCATGTAGCTTATCCCTGTGATGATGACCCCGGGTTCAGATACCCACTAGAAAAAGATAACATATAAGTGTggcgggggagagagaggaaaaggctgtgaaaactataactataactgGTGATTCCACTGCAGTTTAAAtcaaattgctgtttttattttattgtattttgagTGTGTAATTCCTGTAATTGAAATCTGAATCTATGACTGATTCAGCTTGACAGTGATTCTACGGTAGTTTAACTGTGATTTTACTGTAGTGCTACTGTTCGACTTTGATTCTACTATTGTAGTATTCTGCTGTAGTTTGAACCAGATTGTACTGTAGTTTAACTGTGATTCTACTGTTATATAATTGCTGTTCTGCTGTTGTTTAAAGTAATACAGGGCACCATTTTTACCTTtacaaaaatgtatgttataGTAACTGTTAAAATGATGAATGATCGCCTTATTGTTTCCATAACATCAGCATTTTCCCAAGAGAATACTTTCAGAAGAAGCCAAGACATGAAAAAGAATGTCTGGTCAAgcaaaagacaagacaagagttAACTTTGTGAAGGTTTTCAGTCGATGACTACATGTTATTCAAGGTTGCTGAGTTTGGCTTCTTCCTTCTGGATTAGTAAGTAcatgctttgttttggtttaggCAAGGAAATTTAACTTGGGTtttggtaaacactgacagAGAAATGTGGCTGCTTCCAGTGATATTCATGGCTCCAAGTGAAAGCACTTTGGTCTTGTGAGTGCTGTAAAATATAGCAATATCATTTTGGAGACTGCTGTGGGATATTTGCTGACATGACACTGGCTTGTTTCATCTTCAGTTGTTGCATTCACTTGAGTTTGGCTGCTattcaggttgttgtttttattattaatttcatgACTATGTTCATCATCGTCAGATAAACAGGGTATAATAGTATTGctaaaaaattaatttaaattctTTAGTAAAAAAGTTGTTAAAATATCAGTGAATTGtactaaaaaaatacacatttctattTAAGGTACCAAAGTTACTGGTATTTGTGTCACAATGgcaaaagagaagaaaacatcCAGCTACATCCAGAAGGGTCATCATCTTGTGTCACGTGTGATGTTTCAAGGAaatcggtcaatgtatggcgaagattagggcacttcctgttttgtggcaaaaTGGCGGGAACAACAATTTACGACTAAGACATGATAGCATAAATTTTGTCCACTTCTTGTCATGTTGAAAATTCCCAAAAAAACCCTCAAGAAACTTTGgaataaacatgacaaactcACCGATTTTCGTCCCGATCCGACAACTTTTGACTGACCTTGACCTGACTTTTGGGGGCACCATGGAGCAATAATGCCTCCCTTAACcacttaaatattaaatgactCATATCCAATGACTGTGAGAAATTCCATGTagttatgttaatgttaaagtttTCAAAAATTGGAATTTTATAGTTTTTCCAGTCATTTTAACCTCTACTTTTTAGGAGGCCATTTCTTTTGACATAGAAAAAATACTTTGATAAATTTAAATCATTAACTTGTTGTGAGTGGTTTGACACGGCTACCTCAAACGTGCTAGGACGAGTTTGTTCAAATGCATAGACTacccattttcatttttttcaaaatcgcCGAGTTATGGGTGGGCAGAGCTAATCGAAATTTGGAATCATGAGTGCAAAAAGTGTACCTAGTTTGGTTAAAGTTGGAACAACTATGTGTGACTGAGACAAAAAATCCCAAAAACTTTTGCAAGAAAATTTGAAGTAAGTCCAACAAACTCACTGAATCTCCGAATTCTGGGGGCCCAACCTCCATACCAAATTTCAAGATTTTTgtgcacgttaaccccctcaacAACCAACCACCAACCACCACGTGCAGTCGTGGTTGTTTCCCTGCACATGTCAAGAGGGATTCATTAATACAAAACAACTGCATCAGAGTGGGTCCCATTCGAAGTTTCAAGCAGATCGGGGAATGTACGGCAAAGGTATGGTGCACCTGTATAAAattgtgacttcctgttgggtcaaggtcatgtctgtaaacgtgttcagggaagttcccttgtctcaCACATGGTTTTGTGCAGATATTTCAATgcacggcaaagttagaggttGGAGTTGGAGGCAATGCAGAAGTATAAACCCAATGTGTTAATTATTTTATGTGACACAATGACTATAACTGTAAGGGATAAGTAATATTCCTGAAAAAAAACCATTTTACCTTGTTGGATGACATAATTGGTTTCTGCAATGTTGTGGTGATCTGAgtagtggaggaggaggcgtgtCTGAGTGGTATTTACCAAATTGCACTCAGCAACGATGGAGTGCTTGTGAGTCGAAAATCTAAAATGCTGCcctgtattattttaaatgcgATTCTACTATATTGTAATTGAATTGTGATTCTACTGTATTATATTttgattgtgttgtattttgacTTTGATTCTACTATAGTTTGACTGTGATTATGCTGTAATTTAACTGCCATTCTGTTCCGTGCAGGAGCTAGTGAAGAGTCATCTGATGATGGCAGtcagggaggaggtggagcttcTGAGGGAACAAATCAGACAACTACAGGAGAAGAACAAAGAGCTAATGAGAGAGAACAACATCCTGAgaacactcacatacacacacacaaattcatgcAGTTAACATTTTAAGactttcatttggacagcccaaACAAAGCCATTGaaggcctaaccctaaccttaacctaaacacaattcCCATATTAGCCCTAAACctaaatgaggttctgccttaaTATGATTGGGTTTGATgttaatgccagaaaaggtcttaGAGAGGTGACAAAAAGTATAAACAAACAGGTCTGTGCACCTGTCGCTGTTTTCACTTAATGttgacagcctaaacaaaacataaccacttaatgcctTATCCTAACCTTACCGTAATTACTATACAAATGTTTGCCATAAGCACAACCTCATATCCGAGGCtctgtttcatttcaacaaGGGTTTGGTCCCTTGTGTTTATCAGTTTCATAAGCTACTAATAAGATTAATGATAACATGACAAAAAGAACAGCTTACAACTGCTGTAACTGTAGTTTGctgtttataataaataaattactaaTCTAATTGTTCTGGGACAAAACATTGGTTTGAGTTGTCTGTTTCAATAATTGCATTTTATGTCTGACTACTTAAACATAAGAATcgttaaatataaaatgtgaagaaataaGCTGTTATGTCAAACAACCCAATGGATAAGCACATATTAACAAGCTAATAGGGTTGTATTGCCTTGTAGGTTCAAGCTGATCAGTTACTGTTGTTTG
This genomic window contains:
- the LOC122783302 gene encoding TSC22 domain family protein 4-like produces the protein MISGQQQQSTLSEPACRPQRRPPSTPPLPIRTLQVFAKQPEACVVLRDRKKVRSSRSGNRPSESWPSARSVSKIQDRSCTQSQAHLTLSTPASVLQQAHNPLLPAAPHSHWPMPPPSGWHSEASMISLLLFFHSASNNKLVSIDNKIEQAMELVKSHLMMAVREEVELLREQIRQLQEKNKELMRENNILRTLTYTHTNSCS